The following are encoded together in the Tribolium castaneum strain GA2 chromosome 3, icTriCast1.1, whole genome shotgun sequence genome:
- the cyst gene encoding rho guanine nucleotide exchange factor 18 isoform X2, producing MEKQMSEELLVPLSSDECGHSGGDPDSDEDVITNYHISSLDMLPRPGPLPTISVTPHSPASKIYPVLEDSLQQVRELHESVQHMRNVTIPDTYIPNSKDLAIALNPILSQMARLSSSCPTLNEANQDMDLLGGSLGSSPVHQNRKGSTQDWLCQPETQRRRSWSALEDLTIKDKAKHTRQRSISLSSMESEADESSFIDNVDGSTTKLLGPDAPAVLRHRNARGSGGATSTHSLNEADLQNDFNKIKAKREAEQRLLPQRLPLQKSISTPSIIAVRDLAPEPILAGAQPTLPMGRPSGTESETEEEGSRSGQARYSHSTHLPYVSFEGHSEKRRKRGSLFFRKKKDKNKKVAHQWVSACYGSSQICDVCAKHLSNKPALYCECCGTTVHQNTCKDNIAECNKPKSTKNSNKMSGFGVPNSKNSFSKRGSASMPGNVNSTSNRRSQFCYSPWRRVATKLGVNQILCDDKDSDLHGHYDGTSFPDDVPLVPLEFLSDSPITAAELCADLSLGLHENEPDSWTPHVGKEIARKLKEKEVKRQEHIYEFILTEKHHCMTLLVMQKVFVEGLQKYFQLGANVERMFPRLADLTELHLGLLSRLRQRQREGPVVSTIADILLEQFSNTNASKLKSAYGEFCSRHRDAVELYKYYLQNDARFGQFVRHCQANPLLKKKGIPECILFITQRLTKYPLLIEPLIKTSKENKKEQDILHKALALIKEILVEVDAQVAEKEKEDRKLEIYNRIDAKSYTVHRDHKFKKSDILQGNRSLKFEGVAMLMQGRGKMQIVLVIVLSDVLFFLQENSHKYSFFTPDNKAGVVSLQKLLVREKAGQDSRGIYLISSNPADPEMFELKVHKPKDKQIWIHAIREAVQSCPEDDEDSSVLSAEERQSLLNAKQIRHFVDAESDVEGLLRQKDIEQALLLEEKMSLQLKLLSAAGIDPPSPSSYRQLVSENVDTGQMWKEVLTAVQEVNRLVSSLYTTGTNLSRSVSSAGEHQSEAYVSPILPKRAETFGGFDNPNQPPLKVLGKKNHSSGGTPVATPEVETVKPGDSKLFEKLPYRNYVIPTTIGSSNNLNMENSQQLTAPPDAPALLSLGREQQYTAVKLSHYVYTLLCIISQLMTTNESYQAQLNALKVGGEGARQYRHNQQLEELRNLQDKLSGEKAAWIATRDQEAKELEEKKAELLKLQEQIRVEQEDIKEQREQLFRKMEKLTNQGLIISPNVGALSLTGQLDDCKDSSEDSPQSDSSTSIASSASGQNSQSTMEKKKDTNKWSKNSLTKSQLPMNLISTTNQQKVQQNVQVKQQIPLKLASRLSSSGPLAGPTGTPQILPLKLSQDEKVRRTSTSGYQRLSPPSGETTPTTSHSHTRTGSSPASMQVSPPGPAPAQKGARQNFPKIGDEEVIYF from the exons ATGGAGAAACAAATGTCCGAAGAACTTCTGGTACCCCTTTCTTCAG ACGAATGTGGCCACAGTGGCGGCGATCCAGATAGTGACGAAGACGTCATCACAAACTACCACATTTCAAGCCTGGATATGCTTCCTCGGCCAGGCCCTTTACCCACAATCAGTGTTACACCTCATTCGCCTGCCAGTAAAATCTATCCAGTTCTCGAAGACAGCCTTCAGCAAGTTCGCGAATTGCATGAGAGTGTCCAGCACATGCGAAATGTCACTATACCGG ATACGTATATACCGAATTCGAAAGACCTTGCTATTGCACTTAATCCCATCCTGTCCCAAATGGCACGGCTTAGCTCAAGCTGTCCCACACTTAACGAAGCAAACCAAGACATGGATTTGCTGGGCGGTTCCCTGGGATCGTCACCAGTGCACCAGAACCGCAAAGGCAGCACTCAGGACTGGCTCTGCCAGCCTGAAACCCAGCGAAGGCGCTCCTGGTCAGCGCTGGAAGACCTGACAATCAAGGACAAAGCCAAACACACGCGCCAGCgaag CATCTCGCTGAGTAGTATGGAGTCGGAAGCGGACGAGTCCTCATTTATCGATAATGTAGATGGTAGCACTACTAAGTTACTAGGTCCTGATGCCCCTGCGGTTTTAAGGCACCGGAACGCGAGGGGCTCAGGGGGCGCCACTAGCACGCATTCGTTGAACGAGGCTGATTTACAA aatgattttaataaaattaaggcGAAAAGGGAGGCGGAACAGAGACTGCTGCCGCAGAGGTTGCCCTTACAGAAATCTATCTCAACACCTTCCATTATTGCGGTTCGGGATCTGGCTCCGGAACCGATTCTGGCAGGCGCTCAACCCACTCTACCCAT GGGCCGTCCCAGTGGAACCGAAAGCGAAACTGAAGAAGAGGGCAGCCGTTCTGGTCAAGCCCGTTACTCGCATTCTACACATTTGCCATA CGTTTCGTTCGAAGGCCATTCGGAGAAACGGAGGAAACGGGGCAGCTTGTTTTTCAGAAAGAAAAAG gataaaaataagaaagttgcgCATCAGTGGGTATCGGCCTGCTACGGATCATCGCAAATTTGTGATGTGTGTGCCAAACATTTGAGCAATAAACCGGCGCTTTACTGTGAAT gCTGTGGAACCACAGTGCACCAAAACACTTGTAAAGACAACATAGCTGAGTGTAACAAACCCAAAAGCACAAAG AATAGTAACAAAATGTCCGGTTTTGGGGTTCCAAATTCTAAAAACTCGTTTTCGAAGCGTGGCTCAGCATCAATGCCTGGCAATGTAAATAGTACTTCAAACAG GAGGAGTCAGTTCTGCTATTCGCCCTGGCGCAGGGTTGCCACCAAACTGGGAGTGAA CCAAATTTTATGTGATGATAAGGATAGCGATTTGCACGGACATTACGACGGAACGAG TTTTCCGGACGATGTTCCGCTGGTTCCTCTCGAATTTCTCTCCGATTCTCCCATAACTGCAGCGGAATTGTGCGCGGATTTGTCTCTAGGTTTGCACGAGAACGAGCCGGACTCGTGGACGCCGCATGTGGGGAAGGAAATCGCCCGGAAATTGAAGGAAAAAGAAGTGAAGAGGCAGGAACATATCTATGAATTCATCCTCACTGAGAAGCATCACTGTATGACACTGCTCGTTATGCAAAAA GTTTTTGTTGAAGGTTTGcagaaatattttcaattggGGGCTAACGTGGAAAGGATGTTTCCCCGATTGGCTGATTTAACGGAGCTCCACTTGGGGCTGCTTTCGCGGCTGAGACAGCGACAAAGGGAAGGTCCGGTAGTTTCGACGATTGCGGATATCTTGCTGGAGCAGTTTTCCAACACTAATGCCTCCAAACTTAAATCCGCCTACG GCGAGTTTTGCAGCAGACACCGCGACGCCGTCGAACTCTACAAATATTATCTCCAAAACGACGCCCGTTTCGGCCAATTCGTGCGCCACTGTCAAGCGAACCCCCTTTTGAAGAAAAAGGGCATTCCCGAGTGCATTTTATTCATAACCCAACGCCTAACCAAATACCCGCTCCTGATCGAACCCCTGATCAAAACTAGCAAAGAAAACAAGAAAGAACAAGACATCCTCCACAAAGCCCTCGCTCTGATCAAAGAGATCCTGGTCGAAGTGGACGCCCAAGTGGCCGAAAAGGAGAAAGAAGACCGCAAATTGGAGATTTACAACCGAATTGACGCCAAATCTTACACAGTCCACCGCGaccacaaattcaaaaaatcggACATTTTGCAAGGAAATCGCTCACTGAAATTCGAGGGCGTAGCCATGCTAATGCAAGGCCggggaaaaatgcaaatagttCTAGTAATTGTCCTTTCGGACGTGCTATTTTTCCTGCAAGAAAACTCGCACAAATACTCGTTTTTCACACCCGATAACAAAGCTGGAGTGGTGTCGCTGCAGAAGCTGCTAGTGCGGGAAAAAGCCGGACAGGACTCTCGGGGGATTTACCTGATTTCGTCGAATCCGGCCGATCCGGAAATGTTCGAGCTGAAAGTGCACAAGCCCAAGGACAAGCAGATTTGGATCCATGCCATACG GGAGGCGGTGCAGTCGTGTCCAGAGGATGACGAAGACAGCAGTGTCCTAAGTGCCGAGGAGAGACAGAGTCTTTTGAACGCAAAACAAATTCGGCATTTCGTCG ATGCAGAATCGGATGTCGAAG GTCTTTTGCGCCAAAAAGACATAGAACAGGCGTTACTTCTGGAGGAAAAAATGTCTCTGCAACTCAAACTGTTGAGTGCTGCTGGAATCGACCCACCTTCGCCTTCGTCGTACCGACAACTTGTCAGCGAAAATGTGGACACGGGACAGATGTGGAAGGAAGTGTTAACAGCAGTCCAG gAGGTCAACCGTTTGGTGAGCTCGCTCTACACCACTGGCACCAACCTATCGCGCAGTGTGAGTTCGGCGGGCGAGCACCAGAGCGAGGCTTACGTCTCCCCAATTCTACCAAAACGTGCCGAAACGTTCGGTGGCTTCGACAATCCCAACCAACCACCGTTGAAAGTTTTAGGAAAGAAAAACCACTCTTCGGGTGGCACCCCTGTGGCAACACCCGAAGTGGAAACCGTCAAACCAGGCGATTCGAAACTATTC GAAAAGCTTCCGTACCGGAATTACGTCATTCCGACGACGATTGGAAGCTCGAATAACTTGAATATGGAAAATTCGCAGCAGCTAACGGCGCCACCTGACGCCCCAGCCTTGCTTTCGCTCGGCAGGGAACAGCAATATACGGCCGTTAAGTTATCTCATTATGTTTATACTCTTCTTTGTATTATTTCGCAGTTGATGACTACGAATGAAAG TTATCAAGCTCAATTAAATGCCTTAAAAGTCGGAGGGGAGGGAGCAAGACAATACAGACACAATCAGCAGTTAGAAGAATTAAGAAATTTGCAAGACAAGTTGAGTGGGGAAAAGGCGGCGTGGATCGCCACCCGGGATCAAGAGGCCAAGGAACTGGAGGAGAAAAAAGCCGAACTTCTTAAATTACAA GAACAAATTCGCGTCGAACAAGAAGACATCAAAGAACAGCGCGAGCAATTGTTTAGAAAAATGGAGAAATTAACAAACCAAGGTTTGATAATCTCCCCAAACGTTGGCGCTTTGTCCTTGACCGGCCAACTTGACGACTGTAAAGACAGTTCGGAGGACAGCCCCCAGTCAGACAGTTCCACTTCCATAGCGTCGTCAGCCAGCGGTCAAAACTCACAATCAACAATGGAGAAGAAAAAAGACACTAATAAATGGAGCAAGA ACTCTCTAACGAAATCGCAGTTGCCCATGAATCTGATCAGTACCACCAACCAGCAAAAGGTGCAACAGAACGTCCAAGTCAAGCAGCAAATCCCCCTGAAACTGGCGTCCAGACTGAGCTCGAGCGGGCCTCTGGCGGGCCCCACGGGGACCCCCCAGATCCTGCCCCTCAAGCTGAGCCAAGACGAAAAGGTCAGGCGGACGAGCACCTCGGGCTACCAGCGGCTGAGTCCCCCGTCGGGCGAAACC ACCCCGACAACTTCACATTCGCACACCAGGACCGGCTCTAGCCCGGCCAGCATGCAGGTGTCCCCTCCGGGGCCCGCGCCCGCGCAAAAGGGCGCCCGCCAAAATTTCCCCAAAATCGGCGACGAAGAGGTCATTTATTTCTGA
- the cyst gene encoding rho guanine nucleotide exchange factor 28 isoform X6, translating into MLPRPGPLPTISVTPHSPASKIYPVLEDSLQQVRELHESVQHMRNVTIPDTYIPNSKDLAIALNPILSQMARLSSSCPTLNEANQDMDLLGGSLGSSPVHQNRKGSTQDWLCQPETQRRRSWSALEDLTIKDKAKHTRQRSISLSSMESEADESSFIDNVDGSTTKLLGPDAPAVLRHRNARGSGGATSTHSLNEADLQNDFNKIKAKREAEQRLLPQRLPLQKSISTPSIIAVRDLAPEPILAGAQPTLPILMCRGRPSGTESETEEEGSRSGQARYSHSTHLPYVSFEGHSEKRRKRGSLFFRKKKDKNKKVAHQWVSACYGSSQICDVCAKHLSNKPALYCECCGTTVHQNTCKDNIAECNKPKSTKNSNKMSGFGVPNSKNSFSKRGSASMPGNVNSTSNRRSQFCYSPWRRVATKLGVNQILCDDKDSDLHGHYDGTSFPDDVPLVPLEFLSDSPITAAELCADLSLGLHENEPDSWTPHVGKEIARKLKEKEVKRQEHIYEFILTEKHHCMTLLVMQKVFVEGLQKYFQLGANVERMFPRLADLTELHLGLLSRLRQRQREGPVVSTIADILLEQFSNTNASKLKSAYGEFCSRHRDAVELYKYYLQNDARFGQFVRHCQANPLLKKKGIPECILFITQRLTKYPLLIEPLIKTSKENKKEQDILHKALALIKEILVEVDAQVAEKEKEDRKLEIYNRIDAKSYTVHRDHKFKKSDILQGNRSLKFEGVAMLMQGRGKMQIVLVIVLSDVLFFLQENSHKYSFFTPDNKAGVVSLQKLLVREKAGQDSRGIYLISSNPADPEMFELKVHKPKDKQIWIHAIREAVQSCPEDDEDSSVLSAEERQSLLNAKQIRHFVDAESDVEGLLRQKDIEQALLLEEKMSLQLKLLSAAGIDPPSPSSYRQLVSENVDTGQMWKEVLTAVQEVNRLVSSLYTTGTNLSRSVSSAGEHQSEAYVSPILPKRAETFGGFDNPNQPPLKVLGKKNHSSGGTPVATPEVETVKPGDSKLFEKLPYRNYVIPTTIGSSNNLNMENSQQLTAPPDAPALLSLGREQQYTAVKLSHYVYTLLCIISQLMTTNESYQAQLNALKVGGEGARQYRHNQQLEELRNLQDKLSGEKAAWIATRDQEAKELEEKKAELLKLQEQIRVEQEDIKEQREQLFRKMEKLTNQGLIISPNVGALSLTGQLDDCKDSSEDSPQSDSSTSIASSASGQNSQSTMEKKKDTNKWSKNSLTKSQLPMNLISTTNQQKVQQNVQVKQQIPLKLASRLSSSGPLAGPTGTPQILPLKLSQDEKVRRTSTSGYQRLSPPSGETTPTTSHSHTRTGSSPASMQVSPPGPAPAQKGARQNFPKIGDEEVIYF; encoded by the exons ATGCTTCCTCGGCCAGGCCCTTTACCCACAATCAGTGTTACACCTCATTCGCCTGCCAGTAAAATCTATCCAGTTCTCGAAGACAGCCTTCAGCAAGTTCGCGAATTGCATGAGAGTGTCCAGCACATGCGAAATGTCACTATACCGG ATACGTATATACCGAATTCGAAAGACCTTGCTATTGCACTTAATCCCATCCTGTCCCAAATGGCACGGCTTAGCTCAAGCTGTCCCACACTTAACGAAGCAAACCAAGACATGGATTTGCTGGGCGGTTCCCTGGGATCGTCACCAGTGCACCAGAACCGCAAAGGCAGCACTCAGGACTGGCTCTGCCAGCCTGAAACCCAGCGAAGGCGCTCCTGGTCAGCGCTGGAAGACCTGACAATCAAGGACAAAGCCAAACACACGCGCCAGCgaag CATCTCGCTGAGTAGTATGGAGTCGGAAGCGGACGAGTCCTCATTTATCGATAATGTAGATGGTAGCACTACTAAGTTACTAGGTCCTGATGCCCCTGCGGTTTTAAGGCACCGGAACGCGAGGGGCTCAGGGGGCGCCACTAGCACGCATTCGTTGAACGAGGCTGATTTACAA aatgattttaataaaattaaggcGAAAAGGGAGGCGGAACAGAGACTGCTGCCGCAGAGGTTGCCCTTACAGAAATCTATCTCAACACCTTCCATTATTGCGGTTCGGGATCTGGCTCCGGAACCGATTCTGGCAGGCGCTCAACCCACTCTACCCAT CTTAATGTGTAGGGGCCGTCCCAGTGGAACCGAAAGCGAAACTGAAGAAGAGGGCAGCCGTTCTGGTCAAGCCCGTTACTCGCATTCTACACATTTGCCATA CGTTTCGTTCGAAGGCCATTCGGAGAAACGGAGGAAACGGGGCAGCTTGTTTTTCAGAAAGAAAAAG gataaaaataagaaagttgcgCATCAGTGGGTATCGGCCTGCTACGGATCATCGCAAATTTGTGATGTGTGTGCCAAACATTTGAGCAATAAACCGGCGCTTTACTGTGAAT gCTGTGGAACCACAGTGCACCAAAACACTTGTAAAGACAACATAGCTGAGTGTAACAAACCCAAAAGCACAAAG AATAGTAACAAAATGTCCGGTTTTGGGGTTCCAAATTCTAAAAACTCGTTTTCGAAGCGTGGCTCAGCATCAATGCCTGGCAATGTAAATAGTACTTCAAACAG GAGGAGTCAGTTCTGCTATTCGCCCTGGCGCAGGGTTGCCACCAAACTGGGAGTGAA CCAAATTTTATGTGATGATAAGGATAGCGATTTGCACGGACATTACGACGGAACGAG TTTTCCGGACGATGTTCCGCTGGTTCCTCTCGAATTTCTCTCCGATTCTCCCATAACTGCAGCGGAATTGTGCGCGGATTTGTCTCTAGGTTTGCACGAGAACGAGCCGGACTCGTGGACGCCGCATGTGGGGAAGGAAATCGCCCGGAAATTGAAGGAAAAAGAAGTGAAGAGGCAGGAACATATCTATGAATTCATCCTCACTGAGAAGCATCACTGTATGACACTGCTCGTTATGCAAAAA GTTTTTGTTGAAGGTTTGcagaaatattttcaattggGGGCTAACGTGGAAAGGATGTTTCCCCGATTGGCTGATTTAACGGAGCTCCACTTGGGGCTGCTTTCGCGGCTGAGACAGCGACAAAGGGAAGGTCCGGTAGTTTCGACGATTGCGGATATCTTGCTGGAGCAGTTTTCCAACACTAATGCCTCCAAACTTAAATCCGCCTACG GCGAGTTTTGCAGCAGACACCGCGACGCCGTCGAACTCTACAAATATTATCTCCAAAACGACGCCCGTTTCGGCCAATTCGTGCGCCACTGTCAAGCGAACCCCCTTTTGAAGAAAAAGGGCATTCCCGAGTGCATTTTATTCATAACCCAACGCCTAACCAAATACCCGCTCCTGATCGAACCCCTGATCAAAACTAGCAAAGAAAACAAGAAAGAACAAGACATCCTCCACAAAGCCCTCGCTCTGATCAAAGAGATCCTGGTCGAAGTGGACGCCCAAGTGGCCGAAAAGGAGAAAGAAGACCGCAAATTGGAGATTTACAACCGAATTGACGCCAAATCTTACACAGTCCACCGCGaccacaaattcaaaaaatcggACATTTTGCAAGGAAATCGCTCACTGAAATTCGAGGGCGTAGCCATGCTAATGCAAGGCCggggaaaaatgcaaatagttCTAGTAATTGTCCTTTCGGACGTGCTATTTTTCCTGCAAGAAAACTCGCACAAATACTCGTTTTTCACACCCGATAACAAAGCTGGAGTGGTGTCGCTGCAGAAGCTGCTAGTGCGGGAAAAAGCCGGACAGGACTCTCGGGGGATTTACCTGATTTCGTCGAATCCGGCCGATCCGGAAATGTTCGAGCTGAAAGTGCACAAGCCCAAGGACAAGCAGATTTGGATCCATGCCATACG GGAGGCGGTGCAGTCGTGTCCAGAGGATGACGAAGACAGCAGTGTCCTAAGTGCCGAGGAGAGACAGAGTCTTTTGAACGCAAAACAAATTCGGCATTTCGTCG ATGCAGAATCGGATGTCGAAG GTCTTTTGCGCCAAAAAGACATAGAACAGGCGTTACTTCTGGAGGAAAAAATGTCTCTGCAACTCAAACTGTTGAGTGCTGCTGGAATCGACCCACCTTCGCCTTCGTCGTACCGACAACTTGTCAGCGAAAATGTGGACACGGGACAGATGTGGAAGGAAGTGTTAACAGCAGTCCAG gAGGTCAACCGTTTGGTGAGCTCGCTCTACACCACTGGCACCAACCTATCGCGCAGTGTGAGTTCGGCGGGCGAGCACCAGAGCGAGGCTTACGTCTCCCCAATTCTACCAAAACGTGCCGAAACGTTCGGTGGCTTCGACAATCCCAACCAACCACCGTTGAAAGTTTTAGGAAAGAAAAACCACTCTTCGGGTGGCACCCCTGTGGCAACACCCGAAGTGGAAACCGTCAAACCAGGCGATTCGAAACTATTC GAAAAGCTTCCGTACCGGAATTACGTCATTCCGACGACGATTGGAAGCTCGAATAACTTGAATATGGAAAATTCGCAGCAGCTAACGGCGCCACCTGACGCCCCAGCCTTGCTTTCGCTCGGCAGGGAACAGCAATATACGGCCGTTAAGTTATCTCATTATGTTTATACTCTTCTTTGTATTATTTCGCAGTTGATGACTACGAATGAAAG TTATCAAGCTCAATTAAATGCCTTAAAAGTCGGAGGGGAGGGAGCAAGACAATACAGACACAATCAGCAGTTAGAAGAATTAAGAAATTTGCAAGACAAGTTGAGTGGGGAAAAGGCGGCGTGGATCGCCACCCGGGATCAAGAGGCCAAGGAACTGGAGGAGAAAAAAGCCGAACTTCTTAAATTACAA GAACAAATTCGCGTCGAACAAGAAGACATCAAAGAACAGCGCGAGCAATTGTTTAGAAAAATGGAGAAATTAACAAACCAAGGTTTGATAATCTCCCCAAACGTTGGCGCTTTGTCCTTGACCGGCCAACTTGACGACTGTAAAGACAGTTCGGAGGACAGCCCCCAGTCAGACAGTTCCACTTCCATAGCGTCGTCAGCCAGCGGTCAAAACTCACAATCAACAATGGAGAAGAAAAAAGACACTAATAAATGGAGCAAGA ACTCTCTAACGAAATCGCAGTTGCCCATGAATCTGATCAGTACCACCAACCAGCAAAAGGTGCAACAGAACGTCCAAGTCAAGCAGCAAATCCCCCTGAAACTGGCGTCCAGACTGAGCTCGAGCGGGCCTCTGGCGGGCCCCACGGGGACCCCCCAGATCCTGCCCCTCAAGCTGAGCCAAGACGAAAAGGTCAGGCGGACGAGCACCTCGGGCTACCAGCGGCTGAGTCCCCCGTCGGGCGAAACC ACCCCGACAACTTCACATTCGCACACCAGGACCGGCTCTAGCCCGGCCAGCATGCAGGTGTCCCCTCCGGGGCCCGCGCCCGCGCAAAAGGGCGCCCGCCAAAATTTCCCCAAAATCGGCGACGAAGAGGTCATTTATTTCTGA